The window TGTAATAAGAATGGTCCCATCTCGATTAAAAGTTATAACGCCATCAGCCATACTACTTAAAATACTAGTTAGTTGTTCTTTTTCTTGGCTAAGTGCATTCATATTAAATTTTAATTGTCGTCCCATTTGATTAAAAGCTGTTGCTAATTCACCAATTTCATCATGAGATAAAATGGGTACTTTTGTATCAAATTTTCCCCTTGCCACTTCAAATGCTACTTCACGCATTTTCCGAAGTGGAGCGGCAATTCTTGTTGATAAGAAGAATGCAAAAATAGTAGTTAAGATTATTGCAACTCCTGCCGCCAACAAAATAAACTTTGTTGTTTCCTGCGTTGTTTCTTGCATCACTTCTAACGGCTGATAAATGAAGACTGCACCATGTTCACCACTTTGGCTAGTTAAAGGAACTCCAATCACTAATATTTGCGAAACATCCTCTTTACTCTTCGTACTTTTTTGTTGGGAAGAAATTTGCTTAACAACGGTTTTCTCATTAAAAACCTTTGAAAAATCCTTATCTTTTAATAAGAAATCAACAGGTATTTTCTCTGCTGAATTAGTGTTTGGAGAGTAGTAAAAGTTTTTCTTGTCCTTAAGGACTACAGCGCTTGAGTCCTTATCCACCAATTCCATAGCAATGTCAATTCCTAATGATTGATTTTTTTCATCCAGGTTTTCAATTATTTTTGACATTTGTACGGCAGTATTCTTCAACCCTGTTTCCATTTCGTGAATATGGTAGTTATCAAAAAATTCCAGCAACATAACGGTAAGGATAAACAATACAAAAGAAACAAGTAAAAGAATCGTAAACCAAAGTTTACCTACAACACTTCGCCAGAACATCATTCATTGATGACCTCAAACTTGTAGCCGACTCCCCAAACTGTAACGATCATTCGCGCCGCTTGTTCTGAAACCTTATTTAATTTTTCACGCAAACGTTTTACATGGGTATCTACAGTTCGCAGGTCACAAAAAAATTCATAATGCCAGACTTCTTTTAACAATTGCTCACGATCAAACACTTTGTCTGGAGACTTTGCTAAGAAATACAAAAGTTCGTATTCCTTTGGAGTCAAGCTCACTTCCTTGCCATCAGCAGTAACACGGTGGGCATCATTATCAATTGTTAAATGTGGGAAAACGATCACATCTTTGGTAGTTGTTTCTGTTTGCAGGTAGCTTGTTTGAGAAGACCGACGCAACAATGCCTTAACTCGTAGGACAACTTCACGTGGACTAAACGGTTTCACGATATAATCATCTGTACCTACTTCAAAACCCTGCACTCTGTTTATTTCTTCACCTTTTGCAGTCAGCATAATAACGGGAGTTGATTTTTTCTCCCGGAGATCACGACAAACTTCTATACCGTCTTTACCCGGCATCATTAAATCAAGCAAAATGACATCATAGTCATTTGCAATCGCTTTTACGAGGGCTTCGTTACCGTCCTCAGCTTCATCAATTATGTATTCTTCGCGCTCAAGGTACATTTTTAATAAGCGGCGAATTCTTTCTTCATCATCTACTACTAAAATCCTTACTTCTTTATCCATAGATTTAATCCCCCTTGCAAGATATTGTAACGAATGAGTGTCTAATTTTACTATGATTTTTCTTACAGTATTGTGAACACAACAAATTTCATGATGTAAGCAAGGTTTATTCCAATGAAAATAGATAATATTCTTGTTATTGTTAGTCAATTCACCAAAAATTAAACTGAAATTGCCTGAATAGGGTCAGACCTATTCAGGCAGCCTCCATTTTAAAGATTATTATCCTGCGTAAGAATGAAGTCCAGCAATTACTAGGTTGACTGCTACTAGGTTAAACATAATGATGACAAAACCTATAACTGCTAGCCATGCAGATTTTTCACCATGCCACCCTTTAGACAGACGTAAATGTAAAAAAGCTGCATAAAACAACCACGTGATGAGCGCCCATACTTCTTTTGGGTCCCAACCCCAAAATCTTGTCCAGGCAATTTGCGCCCAAATCATCGCAAAAATCAATGCACCTAAAGTAAATACAGGAAATCCAATTAAAACGGACCGATATCCAATTTCATCTACCAAATCCATATTAATATTTTTCGCTAACGGTTGTAACGCAGCAGAAATCCGTTTTCTTAGGATTAACCGAATTAGTCCATACAAAACAATTCCTGCTCCTAGTGACCACACAACAGTGTTCATCTTTTTCGCATTAATAAAAGCGGGCATTTCAACTAAAGGCTCAAACGCACCCTTTGTTTCTAGCTTTCCTTGATGTGGTCCTGCTAAAGCGGGCATATCATATACCAACTCTGCTGAATTATCATTTTTGTCGACCCAAGTAAAGCTCGCATCATAATGAACAGCAGTAAAAGCGGTTGAAGCTACCACAAAACCAAGCGTACTAATTAAACCAAATAACACAACTTCCAGCCAAAAAGTTCTCTTGCTGGCCTTTGTTTGATCTACGACCTTTACTAAATAAATCAAACCTGCTGCAAAACTGATGGCTAATATGGCCTCACCCATTGCCGCAGTCGTTACATGGATATGAAGCCAGTAACTTTGCAATGATGGAATGAGTGGATTAATTTCTTTTGGAAACATACTAGCATAGGCAATCACTAGGATAGCAACTGGCAGGGTGAATAATCCCAATAAAGGTGTTTTATATATAAAATAAATAACGATAAACGCACCAACTAATGCCATCCCAAAAAAAGTTGTGTATTCATACAGATTACTTACAGGTGCATGTCCTGAAGCAATCCATCTAGTAACAAAGTAACCTATTTGTGCAAGGAATCCAATGAGGGTTATAACAATCCCTATTTTCGCCCAATTATTCGGTTTTTCACTATCATTTAACCCCTTTTTTTCCTTTATTGCCCCGCCAAAAAACAAAGTGGCGACTAAATAAAGAATAAACGCCGTAAATAACAAATTTGCACTTGCACTGACCACTCCAAATTTCCCCCTTATCCGTATTTCTCCATCCTTATTTACTATTATCAAGTCCTGATTGATCTATCGGTTCACTGATTTCAGTATCTTTTAGCACTACCTGAATATCACGTTTTAGCCCATACCAGTTTTTATTTGTA of the Bacillus sp. 1NLA3E genome contains:
- a CDS encoding response regulator; protein product: MDKEVRILVVDDEERIRRLLKMYLEREEYIIDEAEDGNEALVKAIANDYDVILLDLMMPGKDGIEVCRDLREKKSTPVIMLTAKGEEINRVQGFEVGTDDYIVKPFSPREVVLRVKALLRRSSQTSYLQTETTTKDVIVFPHLTIDNDAHRVTADGKEVSLTPKEYELLYFLAKSPDKVFDREQLLKEVWHYEFFCDLRTVDTHVKRLREKLNKVSEQAARMIVTVWGVGYKFEVINE
- the ccsB gene encoding c-type cytochrome biogenesis protein CcsB — its product is MVSASANLLFTAFILYLVATLFFGGAIKEKKGLNDSEKPNNWAKIGIVITLIGFLAQIGYFVTRWIASGHAPVSNLYEYTTFFGMALVGAFIVIYFIYKTPLLGLFTLPVAILVIAYASMFPKEINPLIPSLQSYWLHIHVTTAAMGEAILAISFAAGLIYLVKVVDQTKASKRTFWLEVVLFGLISTLGFVVASTAFTAVHYDASFTWVDKNDNSAELVYDMPALAGPHQGKLETKGAFEPLVEMPAFINAKKMNTVVWSLGAGIVLYGLIRLILRKRISAALQPLAKNINMDLVDEIGYRSVLIGFPVFTLGALIFAMIWAQIAWTRFWGWDPKEVWALITWLFYAAFLHLRLSKGWHGEKSAWLAVIGFVIIMFNLVAVNLVIAGLHSYAG